In Mastacembelus armatus chromosome 5, fMasArm1.2, whole genome shotgun sequence, a single genomic region encodes these proteins:
- the LOC113130790 gene encoding class E basic helix-loop-helix protein 40-like: protein MERIPSAQPPPLSKHQAELSDVQGMDFPMYVYKPRRGMKRGEESKETYKLPHRLIEKKRRDRINECIAQLKDLLPEHLKLTTLGHLEKAVVLELTLKHVKALTSLLEQQQQKILALQSGMQIEQPSLSQEKSEEMFRSGFHMCAKEILQYLANHETDGDFMPSHVINHLHKLAAEVLQSPARPHTPLSPQPEEIPAYVQHQPRKEMPTSLPPKPSEGYGRNCVPVIQRAYAPPSGEQSGSDTDTDSGYGGELEKIESGVPQGHPDYYVQENQLKRALCERQSSSIKREDDEPRHKRPRVESSEDELLSGGESSTSSSSSGYGSYMSISPNHPPPPHPLCMPFYLIPPSAAAYLPVLEKCWYPRAMPVLCPGVGGSAPAMPGERPPPPQLVLSPRGGSPAPAISQTPMDSPALLQALKQVPPLNLETKD from the exons ATGGAGCGAATTCCAAGCGCGCAACCACCTCCTCTGTCCAAACACCAGGCTGAGCTGTCAGACGTGCAGGG GATGGATTTCCCGATGTATGTCTATAAACCCAGGCGGGGaatgaagagaggagaagagagcaAG GAAACGTACAAGCTGCCGCACAGACTTATCGAGAAGAAAAGGCGTGACCGGATAAACGAGTGCATCGCTCAGTTGAAAGATTTATTACCAGAACACCTGAAACTCACG ACCTTAGGGCATCTGGAGAAGGCTGTGGTTTTGGAGCTCACGCTCAAGCACGTGAAAGCCCTCACCTCACTTTtggagcaacagcagcagaagatcCTGGCTCTGCAGAGCGGCATGCAAATTG AGCAGCCTTCTCTGAGTCAGGAGAAGTCAGAGGAGATGTTCCGCTCTGGCTTCCACATGTGTGCCAAGGAGATTCTTCAGTATCTGGCCAATCATGAGACTGATGGAGACTTCATGCCGTCCCACGTGATCAATCACCTTCACAAATTAGCTGCAGAGGTGCTGCAAAGTCCAGCTCGCCCCCACACCCCTCTCAGCCCCCAGCCTGAGGAAATCCCTGCCTATGTCCAGCACCAGCCTCGCAAAGAGATGCCCACCAGCCTACCCCCTAAGCCCAGCGAGGGCTATGGGAGGAACTGCGTGCCTGTCATCCAGCGGGCGTACGCTCCGCCCAGTGGTGAGCAGAGTGGCAGTGATACGGATACAGACAGCGGCTATGGGGGAGAGTTGGAGAAGATCGAATCTGGGGTGCCACAGGGACATCCAGATTACTACGTCCAGGAGAATCAGCTGAAACGAGCTCTGTGTGAGAGGCAGAGCTCCAGCATCAAGCGGGAGGATGACGAGCCGCGGCACAAACGACCCCGGGTGGAGTCATCTGAAGATGAGCTGCTCTCAGGCGGAGAGTCATCAACTTCATCGTCCTCTAGTGGTTACGGTAGTTACATGAGCATATCCCCCAAccacccacctcctccacatCCCCTCTGCATGCCTTTCTACCTCATTCCACCCTCTGCTGCGGCCTATTTGCCAGTGCTGGAGAAATGCTGGTACCCCAGGGCCATGCCTGTGCTCTGCCCTGGCGTGGGAGGCTCTGCACCCGCCATGCCCGGTGAGAGACCGCCTCCACCTCAGCTAGTGTTGTCTCCCAGGGGAGGCTCTCCAGCTCCAGCCATATCTCAAACCCCCATGGACTCCCCTGCCCTCCTTCAGGCACTAAAGCAGGTACCACCCCTCAACCTGGAAACCAAAGACTGA
- the LOC113130397 gene encoding tubulin monoglycylase TTLL3-like — MRRRVPTLPAIKPDRLKTARALVEKAVKLRKVFSVQGPYPVIRAALWARGWVERRLPPPVLRAPQCQGDEEEDGDECDVSADVTGRVDEGEKGENLDDMYGLMSRLVRNEPSYFYWTTRRDEIDCCSLRNDQTTNHYANAGTFTTKVGLCVNLRNLQWFDAADPDTFFPRCYRLGAEDEKHAFIEDFRRTACTSLLQYVVERWQRDGAEVEGKKGTNTVSEELGNVEHRFVGPEMIDTALHVCQEFLSILEHSDIDIRVGTRPSVEEQQWAEFLQDYYMVVHEGAVIRGSSVFVERCQAMLTRLQEVCPQLDTDGLNNIWIIKPGAKSRGRGIMCMNHLDQILALVDTDRALTKDSKWVVQKYLERPFLVHGTKFDLRQWFLVTDWNPLTVWFYRECYLRFSTQPYTTKNLDSAVHLCNNSIQKHFQPSRDRHPGVPEDNMWSCSQFRAFLQRQGCEAKWESVVIPGMQQAVIRALQTAQDLVEPRKASFELYGADFMLGRDLRPWLLEINASPTMACSTAVTARLCPAVQLDTLRVVLDQRTDPSAYTGGFQLIYKQTAVEVPQYVGVNLLVEGAPIRRRRPLVQRETVVSNASLSIQVLSCSEEAETTHKPSGQKPVFCRSGKENRAVGEKRRQLNSTSPKRRCEGRAEVQNTSCVQRACCSQAFEQPSVVHTEPQRKAQRLGLSPGANGTSLVPRSFFFSVSPSHSMSDCKTLPNPGHGSHISRSFIPQAAFHRTTRVLPSLQGPLPTLEVICLQPTVACCNPNFSSHLHKQQFLRSRRQTMAKHKGDCSEHVQK, encoded by the exons ATGCGTCGCAGGGTGCCCACCCTTCCAGCGATCAAACCAGACAGGCTGAAAACAGCCAGAGCTCTGGTGGAGAAAGCAGTCAAG TTGAGGAAAGTGTTTTCAGTGCAGGGACCCTATCCTGTGATCCGTGCTGCCTTGTGGGCCAGAGGGTGGGTGGAACGTCGTTTGCCTCCCCCGGTGCTAAGAGCACCTCAGTGCCAGGgcgatgaggaggaggatggtgaTGAATGTGATGTCAGTGCTGATGTTACTG GGAGAGTggatgagggagagaaaggggagaACCTTGATGACATGTATGGCCTCATG TCTCGCCTGGTTCGAAATGAACCGTCATATTTCTACTGGACGACACGACGGGATGAAATTGACTGTTGCTCCTTACGGAACGACCAAACGACAAATCATTATGCCAATGCTGGAACATTTACCACCAAG GTGGGGCTCTGTGTGAACCTGCGTAACCTTCAATGGTTTGATGCAGCAGATCCTGACACCTTTTTTCCACGGTGCTACAGGCTTGGGGCAGAAGATGAGAAGCATGCATTTATAG AGGACTTCAGGAGGACAGCTTGCACCAGCCTGCTGCAATATGTGGTCGAGAGGTGGCAGAGAGACGGAGCAGAGGTCGAGGGAAAGAAAGGCACAAACACTGTATCTGAAG aGCTGGGTAATGTGGAACATCGATTTGTTGGTCCAGAAATGATTGACACAGCTTTACACGTGTGTCAAGAGTTTCTCAGCATTTTAGAGCACAGTGACATTGATATAAGAGTAGGAACACGCCCCTCAGTGGAGGAACAGCAGTGGGCAGAGTTTCTGCAAGACTACTACATGGTTGTGCA TGAGGGCGCTGTGATCAGGGGTAGCAGTGTATTTGTGGAGCGCTGTCAAGCCATGTTAACCAGGCTGCAAGAGGTTTGTCCTCAGCTGGATACAGATGGACTAAACAACATCTGGATCATTAAACCAGGTGCCAAGTCAAGAGGACGAG GCATTATGTGTATGAATCACCTGGACCAGATTTTGGCACTTGTGGATACTGACAGAGCCCTGACTAAGGACAGTAAGTGGGTGGTTCAGAAATACCTGGAACGTCCTTTTTTGGTCCACGGCACCAAGTTCGACCTTCGTCAGTGGTTCCTCGTCACCGACTGGAATCCTCTGACTGTGTGGTTCTACAGAGAGTGCTACCTGCGGTTCTCCACTCAACCctacacaacaaaaaatttgGACAG TGCAGTCCACCTGTGCAACAACTCAATCCAGAAACACTTCCAGCCATCGCGTGACCGCCATCCAGGCGTGCCCGAGGACAATATGTGGTCCTGCTCTCAGTTTAGGGCTTTTCTGCAGCGGCAGGGATGTGAAGCCAAGTGGGAATCGGTTGTGATCCCAGGTATGCAGCAAGCAGTGATTCGTGCCCTGCAGACAGCCCAAGACCTGGTCGAGCCCCGTAAGGCAAGCTTTGAGCTCTATGGAGCAGACTTTATGTTGGGCAGAGATCTGAGGCCTTGGCTCCTGGAGATCAATGCCAGTCCAACTATGGCCTGTTCCACCGCTGTGACTGCCCGCCTCTGCCCTGCTGTGCAGCTAGACACACTGAGGGTTGTTCTGGACCAGCGGACTGACCCAAGTGCTTATACAGGGGGCTTTCAGCTGATCTACAAACAG ACTGCAGTTGAAGTTCCTCAGTATGTGGGAGTGAACCTGCTGGTGGAAGGAGCCCCAATAAGGCGAAGGAGGCCTCTGGTTCAGAGGGAAACTGTTGTTTCTAACGCATCGCTCAGTATCCAGGTCCTCTCATGCTCAGAGGAGGCTGAAACAACCCATAAACCATCAGGTCAGAAACCCGTCTTTTGCCGTTCAGGTAAAGAGAACCGAGCTGTCGGAGAGAAAAGAAGGCAGCTGAACTCAACATCTCCAAAGAGAAGATGTGAAGGGAGAGCAGAGGTGCAGAATACTTCCTGTGTTCAGAGGGCCTGTTGCAGTCAGGCATTTGAACAGCCTTCGGTGGTACACACTGAACCTCAGAGGAAAGCACAACGTTTGGGTTTGAGTCCTGGTGCCAACGGGACATCTCTGGTTCCACGGAGCTTTTTTTTCTCGGTCAGCCCCTCTCACAGTATGTCAGATTGTAAAACTCTTCCCAATCCAGGCCATGGATCACACATCTCCAGATCCTTCATTCCTCAGGCAGCTTTTCACAGGACCACACGTGTCCTTCCTTCTCTGCAGGGTCCCCTCCCAACCCTGGAGGTCATTTGTTTGCAACCAACTGTTGCCTGCTGTAATCCAAATTTTAGCTCTCATCTCCACAAGCAGCAGTTCCTCCGTTCTCGTAGGCAAACCATGGCCAAACACAAAGGAGACTGCAGTGAACATGTACAGAAGTAA